TTCTTCCCCACCCCCTGCACAGCCCACACCACCGACCTCAAAAACCGAACAACCGACGAATCCCGTTGAACAAAAACCCCCGGAGTCTGACCAACCCAACCCCGAACTGTCCCCTTCCCCCCAACCTCAACCTGAATCTAATCCTTAAATTAAAAGTTATGAGTGGACTAACGACGAACTTTTTTACGCGCTTTTCCTTCTCTTAATCCACTCCAACCGATGGTGAGATAACAACTGGCTAACAGCAAACTGGTTACGCCAGTTCTGACATTGGATTTTAAACTTCCTTGTTTGGATTTCATTTCAGCTTGCCGACGGCGTTCTTCAATATCCCGTTTGAATTGCTCATTTAATGCCGAGGCTTGCAGATTTAAAGCTTCGGGATTCTTTTTAAATTGTTCTAAGCGTTCTAATTCTTCCGGCGTTAGTTGTTTACTGGCAATATATTCTTCCAGTTTTTGATTATTTTGTAATAAATCTGTCATTTGAGTCTGTTGCAGTTGCAACTGTTCAGACACTTGTTTTTTTGCCTGTTCAGCGTCTTGATTAAGACGTTCTATAGCTTGATTACTCGCCACAAAAACATTTGCAAAATGAAGGGGAATTAATAATAGATAAATTAAGCCTAAAATAGTAGAAATTAAATACACCCAAAATTTTAAACTATTAAATTTTGATTGTGTATCATCGGCTGTAACTCCCGATAAATCTTCTAATCCATAGGCGCAAAACATTAAGGCAATCGCCAGGATAGGAATAATTCCCTGTTCAGCCATTTGAGTCGTAAACTGAACTTGCCATTCCAAATCTCCTACATTTAAAGGAAAAAATAATAAGACAATATTAACAACCGAAACCCAAAATAAAATTACTCCTGCTAGCTTTAAAAAACCAGCCGATTGAGAGGGAATCTTACTAAAATGCTTAGATTTCATAATCAGATTTTTCTAAAAACAACTATTCCTTAATAGTCTCAGATTGGCAATTTTCTGGGATAGCCCATATTCCTGATATTGCCTGAAGATGTTTTCCCTGGGATGATTTCACCGTCTGAGCCCTTCTATTCGTTCATTATAACATTAGTGTTTATACGGAGATAAGATCTTACTGGGTATTTAATTTTACTGACCCCGAATTTTGTAAATTCTTTGATGATTTGACCAGATTTTAGACTTTTCTACTTGCACAGAAAGGTTTAGAGCGTTATAATGAATGAAGAGAAAGGTTAGTTCGTTCCCTTGATACTGATCATCGTACTGCATAACCCTTA
The sequence above is a segment of the Planktothrix tepida PCC 9214 genome. Coding sequences within it:
- a CDS encoding HpsJ family protein, which codes for MKSKHFSKIPSQSAGFLKLAGVILFWVSVVNIVLLFFPLNVGDLEWQVQFTTQMAEQGIIPILAIALMFCAYGLEDLSGVTADDTQSKFNSLKFWVYLISTILGLIYLLLIPLHFANVFVASNQAIERLNQDAEQAKKQVSEQLQLQQTQMTDLLQNNQKLEEYIASKQLTPEELERLEQFKKNPEALNLQASALNEQFKRDIEERRRQAEMKSKQGSLKSNVRTGVTSLLLASCYLTIGWSGLREGKARKKVRR